The DNA segment TGCAGGTCTTGCCGGCATAGTCGGGGGCGAGGGACGACGGGTCGGGCAGCACGGCCTTGACCACCTTGAGCGGGACCACCTCCAGGCCCTCCGCGGTCCTGATCGGCTTCTCGGAGAGCAGGCCGAGATTGTTCAGGACGTTGAAGATGGCGATGTAGCGCTCGCCGAACCCCATCCAGAAGCGGATGTTCGGCACGTCGAGATTGCGCGACAGCGAGTGGATCTCGTCATGGCCCGTCAGATAGGCGGTCCGCTTTCCGACGACCGGCAGATTCCATTGCTTGCTGACCTCGAACATCCGGTTCGACGTCCATCGACCCCGCTGCCAGGACCAGACCGGCCCGGTAAATTCGCGGAGATTGATCTCCGGATCGAAATTGGTGGCGAAGTACCGGCCGTGATCGCCGGCATTGATGTCGATGATGTCGATGGAGTCGATCGTGTCGAAATACTCGTCCTGGGCGAGGCGGGCATAGGCGTTGACCACGCCCGGATCGAAGCCCGCGCCGAGGATGGCCGTGACGCCGGCGCCTGCGCATTCGGCCTGCCGCTTCCATTCGTAGTTGCCGTACCAGGGCGGCGGATCGCAGACCTCGAGCGGATCCTCGTGGGCTGCCGTGTCGATATAGGCGGCACCGGTCGCGATGCATGCCGACAGCACGGACATGTTGAGGAAAGGCGAGCCGACATTGACGACGATCGCGCTATCCGTCGTCCCGATCAGCCTGGCGATCTGCCCGGCATCCAGCGCATCCACCTCATGCGCGATCAGCCGTCCTCCCGTCTTCAGATTTCCCTTCGCATGCACCGAACGGACGATCGCCTCGCACTTGGCCTTCGTTCGCGAGGCGATGTGGATGTCGCCCAGAACGTCGTTGTTCTGCGCGCATTTGTGGGCGACGACGTGGCCTACGCCGCCGGCGCCGATAATCAGGACATTTCTCTTCATTTGGGCGGGGGCCTCCTTTCGGCTTCCGGTTGATTCAAAGGGGAGGGGGGCTTTCAGGACAGGCTCGATCGATAATCCTGATAGGAGAACGCGCGGACCAGCCGAAGGCTGCCGTTCGGTTCGCGCATGACGATCGACGGCATCTGCACGCCGTTGAACCAGTTCTTCTTGACCATGGTGTAGCCGGCCGCATCCTGGATCGAGAGGCGATCGCCCGGCTTCAATTCGCGATCGAAGGCGAATTCGCCGAAGATATCGCCGGCGAGGCAGGACCTGCCGCAGATCATGTAACGGTTGTTGCCGCTATCGGGCTCGATGCGGGCACTTTGCCGGTAGATCAGCAGGTCGAGCATATGCGCCTCGACCGAACTGTCGACGACGGCGAGATGCTTGCCGTTGAAGAGCGTGTCGAGCACCGTCACCTCGAGCGTCGTGCTTTCTGTGACCGCGGCCTCGCCGGGCTCGAGATAGAGCTGCACGCCATGGCGCTGCGAGAATGCCTTGAGGCGCTCGCAGAATGCCGCGAGCGGATAGCCCTCGCCGGTGAAATGGATGCCGCCGCCGAGGCTGATCCATTTCACCCGCGAGAACAGCGCGCCGAACCTTTCCTCGATCTGGCCGAGCATGCGCTCGAACAGGACAAAATCGCCGTTCTCGCAGTTGTTGTGGATCATGAGGCCGTCGACCTGGTCGATGACTTGCGCGATGGCCGCCGGATCTTGCTCGCCGAGCCGGCTGAACGGACGGGCGGGATCCGCGAGATCGAAATGCGACGAGCTGATGCCCGGGTTGAGACGCAGGCCCCGGCTCAGCCCCCCGGTCCGGCCGGCGTAGCGGTCGAGCTGGCGGATCGAGTTGAAGATGATCTTGTCGGCATTCGCCACGACCTCATCGATCTCGTGGTCGGCGAAGGCGACGCTGTAAGCATGCGTCTCGCCGCCGAACGCCTCGCGCCCGAGCTTCACTTCGTAGAGGGACGATGACGTCGTGCCGTCCATATGATCGCGCATGACGTCGAAGACGGCCCAGGTCGCGAAACATTTGAGCGCCAGCAGCACCTTCGCGCCGGAACGATCGCGGACGTATCCTATCGTCCGCAGATTGCGCAGCAGCTTGCTTTTGTCGATCTGGTAATACGGTGTCTCGATCATCGGAACCTTGTGTTGTGCGCGATAGCTGCGGCTGGCGCCCCGTTGTGCGCGACGTTTCGGATCGGTCTTCCGGCGCGATCTTCCAGCGGCCGGATCGAGGCAGGTTGGAGGTGGCCGGCGGCGGGCGCGTTCAGGCGACGGGGCGAAGGGCTGCCGCCGTCTCCTCGCGAAGAGGAAGCGCTTTCGCGCTGTTGCCCCTGCGCAGGGTCTGCCCACGAAGCCCGAGCACTACGTGCCGGCCCGTGCTATCCCGGTCGATGGCCTCGGCGCGCGGGTCCAGCGTGCGCGCGACAAGAGTGTCTTCCTTTTGGGAGGCGCTCAGCACGACTGAAGCCATCCCCAATTGCAAGAGGGCGTCGTGAGACATGCCGTCCTCCCCAACCAGCAGATGCGTGCCCACATCGAGCACATCGGCCTGATAGCATCCTGCGCTTCGTAAATCAATAAGTTTAAATTCATGCTGAATATCAGATAATAATGATAGGGAAATATTCTTTGTGACTCAGGATAGAGTCGACCGATGCGCTGAATACAGGGATGATCAAAAATCTAATTTTGCTTCGAATCTACGAACAGGATTCCAGTCAAAAATTTGATTATACAGGAAAAGCTCGTCTCTGGCCTGAGGCGATGGTGAGCTTGACCTGCAGATTTTCCAGGGCGGGTTCTTGCGCCTTTTGCCGATGGCGTCGAACTGCTTGAGATAGGCCAGCAGGCCGGCGGCGCGCTTCTCGTCCTCGAGGCCGGCATGGATCATCTTCGTGACCCGCGCCTTGCGGCGCGGGTTCTGGATGTATTCCGTGAAGGTCGCCGCGTTCGAGATCAGGCCGGAAGCCCTCATCGCTGCGCTGCAACTGCAGCCTTCGCGCGTGTACGCCTTCGTTCGCGTGTACCCCGGCAGCATCGAGAACCGGCTTGTGAGCGGGTTCACTGAAAAGAGCTGCAGTTCACGGCCAAATCCGCGACCGACTGAACGATGACCGAGGCTAGTTTCGGGTCGAAGATCGCATAATATTCCAGGCTTTCCATATCCGGAGGAATGGAGATCACCCGGAGCCTGCCGCTCTCAATGTGCGGACGGACGTAGTCGAGCGGCAAATGACTGATGCCGAGCCCGTCCAGCGTGAGCGATATCAGCACCTGCATGTTGGCGCAGAAGTAGGTCCTGCGGAACCGGATGTTACGTGCGCTTAGCCAGTCCTGGACGAGATTGTAGGAATTGGACGCCTTTCGGAGGGAGAGGTGCGGGAGCTGTTCTAGATCTTCATGTGCGAGTTTGTCCGGCACGCCGAGCGAAGGGCTCGCCATCCAGGCGAACTCGACCGAGCCCAGGTGCCGGTGAAGGTAATGACGCCCCGGCAGAGGCCCCGGCATCAAGGCGAGGTCGACTTCGGCCGAATCGATCTTGTGCTGGATGTTGGGGCCGAGATCGACGTCCATTTCGACCAGGACGTTCGGAAATTTTTCCTCGATGGCGCGGACCAGCAGCGGCAGCCAGGTCACCGCGATGAAATCGGTAACGCCGAGGTGCACCATGCCGGACATCGAAGCTGGATCGGAGATCGCCGACTGGATGCGGGCCGTCTTCTCCAAAAGTTCTTCGGCAAGCGGGTATAGTTCCCTGCCTTTGCTGGTCATGCGAAGTTCCCGGCCTCCGCGTTCGAAGAGCTTTACGCCGAAACTCTGCTCCAACTCGCGAATGCGCATCGAGATCGCCGTCTGCGTCGAATTCAACCGCTTTGCCGCAGCCGAAAAGCCGCCCATTCGGCAGATCCAATAGAATGCCTGCAACTGCTTCAGAGTCATAGTGCTGTCCCCTGAGGCATCAAAAAAATTGATTGAGAATTAGCATCTAACATCATTTGATCTTTGATGCCAGCTTGGCCACGCTCAAGAGGCTCCGACAAAAAGAATGGGAGCCGGTTCCGTAAATGACCGTGGCGAGGGACAAGTTGGCAAACCAATATTGGTACGAGATGGTCGACACGGCTGCGAAGCCGGGACGCCTGTTCCAGATCGGCGCTGCTGCCACCCGCTTCTCAAGGGAGACGCTGGCGATCAAGCCAGGCGAGCAGGTCTGCATCGTCACCGACACCGAGATCAGCCCGCTCGTCTACTATTCCATCGCCGGCGCCATCCGCGGCGATGGCGGCACCGTCAGCATCACGGTGATGGAGCCGCTGGCGGTTCCGAGCGCGGAGCCGCCGCCGGCGGTGGCGGCGGCGATGAAGAGCTGCGATATCCTGATCAATTGCTGCAGTCGCAGCATCTCGCACAGCAAGGCGTGCCATGTGGCCCGGCTTGAGCACAAGGTGCGCTATGTCGTGATGTCCAACGTCACCGAGGACATGCTGGTCAGCGGTGCGGCCAGGGCCGATGTCGACATCGTCCGCGACATCTCGATCAAGACGCGGGACGCTCTGAACAAGGGCACGAGCATCCATTTGACGTCGCCGAAGGGCACGGATGTCACCTTCGACATGACGGGAAGGAACTTCTCCGCCTATTACAGCCGGTTTGAAAACGGCGCCCGCACGATCGTCTACCCCGGCGGCGAGGTCAACACGACGCCGCAGGAGCACTCGGGCAACGGCCGCATCGTGCTCGATGCCTTCATGATGGAAGTGGGGCTGCTGCGCGAGCCGATTATCTGGGACCTGAAAGACGGCAAGATCGTCAGCATCTCGGGCGGTGCGGAGGCGCGTGCACTGGAGCGCATCCTCGACCGGCACGGCGACGAATATTCCCGCTACATCGGCGAGCTGGCCGTCGGGACCAACTATGCCGCCCGCTCGATCGGCAGCTCCTTCGAGGACAAGGAGGTCTATGGCCATGTCCACATCGCCTGCGGTTCGGGCCTGAACGCGCTCGATGGCTCGTGGCGCTGCAAATACCAGAGCTCGCTGCATCTCGACGGGATCATGACCGAGCCAACGCTCGCGGTCGACGGGACCGTCGTCGTCGAGCGCGGCGAAATCCTTGTCACTCCGCGGCCCTTCTGAAGAGAATCCCGCCATGAACATCGCTTCTTCCGACCCGGCTTCCCTTCCCGAAGTCAGCCGCGACACCGTGGCCGCCATCCTCGCCGCGATGGCCGAGATCTGCGCGCAGGATTCAGGCTTTCCGATCTTCGCCGAGCATCTCGACGGCTGGGTCCGCCTTGGCATCGGCGACGACGGATACAACCTCTGCTTCCGCCAGGGACGTATCGTCGCCGTGACCGGGGACGAGGGCCATTCGAGCGGATGGCTTTACGAGATCACCGGCCCGAAGAGCGATTGGGTCAAGATGTTCGTCGGCCTGATCGATCTCACCCAGGCGATCGTCAAGCCCTTCGGCAGCACGATCATCCGGGGCGACCGCGTCCGCTATTCCGCCGAGGCGCAAGCGATGGCGCATTTCACGCGGCTGCTGCCCAAGGCGGCGGCGAAAGCCGGCATCGCGGTCGTGTCGAAGCCGATGCCAGCGGGCCACGATCCGGCGTTCACCTGGTCGACGAAGAACCCGATCACCGGCCATTATGTCGATGTCGACGGCGTGCGGACCTATTACGAGACGGCCGGCGACGATCATGGCAAGGTCGTCTTCCTCGGCATTCATACCGCCGGCCGCGACTGCCGGCAGTGGCAGAAATTCGCCGACGTCGTCTGCGGCAGCGGTCGCTTCTATGCTGTCGACCTGCCGGGCCACGGCAAATCCTGGCCGCTGGACGGCAACCGGTGCCTGTCCACGATGGATGCGATCTCGCAGTTCATCGGGGCGTTCCGCAGGGCCGTCGGCATCACGAAGCCGGTCGTCGTCCTGGGTTGCTCCGTCGGTGGCAATCTTGTGCTGCAGCTTGCCGGCGACTATCCGGGCGAGGTGGCGGCGGCCATCTCCTTCCAGGGCGCGGACTACACACCGACGACCAAGTCGCCGGCCGCGCTCGCGATGATGGATCATCCGAGGATCAATCCGGCCTATCACCATATCGCCCGCACCATCGACCGCACCGGCCATCGGACGCGCCAGCAGGTGCGGGATTATCTGATGTGGGAAGTGCGCTGCTACTCCTCGATCAGTATCCAGGCCGATCTGACGGCCTACGGCAATTTCGACTACCGCTCCCGCATGAAGCAGATTCGCTGTCCGGTGCTGTTCATCCGCGGCCAGGACGACTGGATCGTCAGCGAAACGGCCGTGCGGGAAAGCGCGGAACGGCTGGTGAACTCGCCCAAGGTCGAAATTCTGTTGCCGCCGGGCGTCGGGCATTTCTCGCATATCGAGCAGCCTGAAGAGCATGGTGCTCAGGTGCTGGATTTCCTCTCCCGCTCGGGAGTGGTTTGAGAACGGCGGCCGCCGCCTGACGAGGAGTACCCGACGAATGTATACGCGATTGGCGGTTGCACCCAGGAAGGCGGGCGTCTCCAGGGCATCGTTTGCCCAGCACTGGCGCGAGGTGCACGGGCCGAGTGCGCTTCATCTGCCCGGCCTGCGGCGCTACGTTCAGAACCATCCGCTCTTCGTGGGCGGCCTACGGCCGCTGCCGCATCCAAACTTCGATCTCTGCGCCGAGCTCGATTTCGATGATGCCCAGTCGATGCGAGATGCCTTTGCCTCCGAAGGCTACAAGAGAGAGACGGGCCCGGACGCGCACGCCTTCGTGGACATGTCGAAGCTCGTCGTCGTCGAGGGCGACCGTATCGTCAGGAAGGCGCCACCAGCGGAGGATCGCGCTGTCAAGCTGATCACCTTCCTGAGGCGCCGTTCCGACGTGACGCCAGGAGAATTTCGGGCTGCCTTCGTTGAGGAATACGCCGATCGCCTGGATACCGAAAAGCTGGCTGGCCACGAACAGGTTGTGCATCGGGAGTTCGACGGCAGCGCACCTCTTACCTGCGACGCGGCAGACATTGTCTGGTTCTCATCCCTGGAGGCGGCGCTGGCGCATGTCTGCGCAGCGGACGGCGAGAACGCCAGCGCGGTCTTGAGCCCAGTGAGCTTCGGTAGCGAGCGCATCCTCGCCGACCCGATACGTTTCAGATAGCGAACGATCAGAGGCGATAAACATTCAATATAACAAAGGAGGAGGAAATGAGAAAACATCTGGTGTCCGCGTTGGCTGCCGCAGTCCTGTTGCTTGGATCATGGGGAGGCACCCAGGCGCAATCCAAGTTTCCATCCAAACCGATTAGCATCGTTCTGCCGACGCCTCCCGGGGGTAGCGCCGACTTCATTGCCCGCCTCCTAGCCGACGAGGTCTCGAAGTCTCTTGGCTCGCCGGTAGTGGTTGACAACAGGCCTGGGGCTGGACAGATCATCGGCACCAATTTCGTCGCCAAGGCAAAACCTGACGGTTACACAATCCTGTTGATCTACAACGACTTCATCCATGCGCCGTTGCTGAACAAGACGCTGCCTTACGACACAATCAAAAGCTTTACGCCGATCACAGAGCTCGCGGTTGTTCCGGGGTTCTTGTTCGTGAACGCAGCGCTTCCGGTCAGGTCGGTGAGCGACCTGGTGGCGCTCGGCAAATCCAAACCCGGCGGACTCAAGTTCGGCTCCGCGGGAAATGGCTCCTGGCTGCATCTCTCCGGCGAGCTCTTCGCCCACACGGCGGGTATCAAGGCGCGTCACGTACCTTACCAAGGCGGCGCTCCGGCCGTCGTCGATTTGATGTCCGGCGAACTCGACTTCATCATCGCGTCGAAGAATACGGTCTGGTCGGCGGTTGAAGGCGGCAAGGCCCGCGCCATTGCGTTCGCTGGGCTGAAGCGGACTCCATTGCTGCCCGAAATCCCGACCGTCGATGAATCCGGCTTGCCCGGCTATGAAACAAGCATCTGGTACGGGCTGCTCGCTCCAGCCGGAACGCCGCCCGAAATTGTCGCCAAGCTCAATGCCGCATTCCATGCCGCGCTTGAAGTGCCGGCGCTGCGCGAGAAGTTGGAGGCGCAAGGCGTCGCGATCACGCCCGGCACGCCAAAGGAACTGCAGATCAAAATAAACTCCGAACTCGAGCGCTGGGGCGGTATCATCAAGCAGGCTGGCATCACTTTGCAGTAATCTGCCGCAACCCGCCGCATCGAGTCCCGGCCTGCCAGAAGCGCGGCCGGACTTCGAGGCTTCGTGACTGGCCCGAGGTTGCTTGACTGCCGGCAGCCGTGAAACGGGGGTCCTCACTATGACGTTCAGCCGGAAAGACCTCCTGACAGGCGGCGTGTACATCATCGTCGGCCTGCTCTACGGGAAGATGTCGCTGGATCTGCCTCTCGGCACGGCCTCGCGGATGGGGCCTGGCTATGTGCCGCTTCTGCTGTCGCTTGTCCTGGCGTTGATCGGCTTGGCTGTCGTCGTCCGCTCGCTTTTCGCCGGAAAGGAGGCTGTGTTTGGCCAGGTTCCCTGGCGGGCGGTGGCTTTCCTGTCGGTCGCTGTCGTCGTCTTCGCGGGAACCCTCGAAGGGCTTGGTCTGCTGCCCGTGGTGTTTCTGACCTCGCTGGTGGCGTCGATGGCCAGCAAGGAACTGCATTTTGGCAAGGCAGTGCTGGTCAGCGCCGGGCTGGCGATCCTTTCGACCGCGATCTTCGCGTGGGGTGTAAGGCTGCCGGTTCCCGTGCTCGGCCCATGGTTCGGTTACTGAGGCGAACATGGAAATGTTCGATCATCTCGCGCTCGGACTCTCCGTCGCCGGCCAGCCGATCAACCTTGGCTATTGCTTCGCCGGCGTCCTGCTGGGAACGGCGATCGGTGTGCTGCCGGGGCTGGGGCCGCTCGCCACCATCGCTATGTTGCTGCCGCTGACCTTCGGCCTCGATCCGACCACATCGCTGATCATGCTGGCGGGGGTCTATTACGGCTCCCAGTATGGCGGCTCAACCACGGCAATTCTGATCAACCTGCCGGGGGAGGCGGCATCATCGGTCACCACCATCGATGGCTATCAGATGGCGCGGCGGGGCAAGGCGGGTTCAGCGCTCGCAGCCGCGGCGCTCGGCTCGTTCTTCGCCGGCAGCATGGCGACGCTGCTCATCGCCTTCGTCGCGATACCTCTAACCACGGTCGCCCTCAGTTTCGGAGCGGCGGAATATTTCGCGCTGCTGACCCTCGGGCTGGTGTCTTCCATCGCACTGGCGTCGGGGTCGGTGCTGAAGGCGATTGGCATGGTCACGCTCGGCCTGCTGCTCGGCTTGACCGGGAGCGATATCTACACCGGCGCCGAGCGTTTCACTTTTGGGATGCCCGAGATGTTCGACGGGCTGGACCTGGTCGCGATTGCCGTCGGCACGTTCGGCATCGTCGAGATGTTCCGCAACTTCGAGGCGACAGACGAGTCGCAGGGGACGATCAGCGAGGTCGGCAGCATCTGGCCTTCACTCAGCGATTTCAAAAGGATTATTCCGCCATCGATCCGGGGAACGGCGATCGGATCGGTCCTCGGCGTACTGCCGGGCGGCGGCGCCATGCTGTCGTCCTTCGTCGCCTATAATCTCGAAAAGCGAGTGTCGTCCAATGCTGCCGAATTCGGCAAAGGCGCAATCGAGGGGGTCGCGGCGCCCGAATCCGCCAACAACGCCGGTGCCCAGACCTCTTTTATTCCGATGCTGGCGCTGGGCGTGCCTTCCAACGCGGTGATGGCGCTGATGATAGGCGCAATGATCATGCAGGGGATCGAGTCCGGGCCGAACGTCATCAACAACAAACCCGACCTGTTCTGGGGCCTGATCATGTCAATGTGGATCGGCAATGCGATGCTGGTGATCCTCAACTTGCCATTGATCGGGGTTTGGGTCTCCTTGCTGCGGGTACCATACCATGTTCTATTCCCCGCCATCCTGGTGTTCTGCTGCATCGGCGTCTATAGCGTGAACAACGCTACCTTCGGCGTCTACCAGATAATCATTTCGGGGTTGCTCGGCTACGCGCTCTCGAAGCTCGACTGTGAGATTCCTCCGTTCATCCTCGGCTTTATCCTCGGCCCGATGCTGGAAGAACATTTCCGCCGCGCCCTCATCCTGGCCGACGGGGACTTGAGCGTGTTCATCACCCGCCCGATCAGCGCTGTCCTGCTGGTGCTCGCAGTCACGCTGTTGGTTTCCATGAGCCTGCCGATGATCGCCGAACGACGAAATCGGGTTTTCGTTGAGGAAAGCTGATCCCCTATGCGGGCAGACTTCGGTTGTGTCACAAATTCGTCCTAGCTGTTTTATCCTACGATCGTATATCCGCGGAGCCAGCCTGCTGCGGCGGACATGCAGGATGAGAATCCGACTGCATATGCGTCGCCGTGGGAACAGTTGCAGAGGATTGTCAATAAGCGCCGCGAGGATCGAGATGTTCGAGAGCGAGGCTGGTCCGGATTCCGGCTACCGTTGGTATCATTGACGCCGCGGCATTTCCGCTCTACCCGTCTTCGGGACGGTTCCCTCACGGGATCAAAAGGGAACGCGGTGCGGGGGGTGCCTCCTCATGCCGCGGCTGCCCCCGCAACTGTAAGCGGCGAGCCTTTCGCCAGACGCCACTGGGGCCTCGGACCTGGGAAGGCGGCGAAGGGCACCGACCCGCGAGCCAGGAGACCTGCCGTCAGCCGTGGTCACACGCGGACACGTTCGGACGGGGTGAGCCGATCGCTGATTCGACCGTTCGCCGCCTTTCGCGCGGCCGATGGGAGATCGCGTTCGCGGTGACGTGCCACTGACGTCAACGCCCGAGGTCTCCAGCGTGATCCCCTTCCAGCCCGCCGCGGGATGCGGCCGTCTCCTGTTTTCCGTTTCGCTTCTCGGCCTGGCCTGCGCCGCCGGCCCGGTCTTCGCGCAGAGTCAGCCGGCGCCGCCGGCCGGGCAGGGCGCCATCGCCCTCGACGAGATCGTCGTCAGCCCGACCGGCAGGCCGACCCCGGCGCGCGAGGTCGCAAGCTCCGTCACCGTCGTCACGGCGCAGGAGATCGCGCAGCAGCAGCGCCGCACCCTGCCGCAGGCGCTTGCCGCCGTGCCCGGCCTCAACATCGTCCAGACCGGCGGGCCGGGCGGCCAGACCTCGGTCTTCATGCGCGGCACCAATTCCAACCACGTCAAGGTGCTGATCGACGGCATCGAGGCCAACGACCCGGCGACGCCGAACCGTTCCTTCGATTTCGGCTCGATGACGACCGACGACATCGAGCGTATCGAGGTGCTGCGCGGCCCGCAGAGCGGCCTCTACGGCGCCAATGCGATCGGCGGCGTGATCTCGATCACGACGAAGCGCGGCGAGGGGCCGCCGAAGGTCACAGCCCGCGTCGAGGCGGGCTCGCACGGCACCTTCAACCAGGCGGCGGGCTTCAGCGGCGGTGACGACCGCTTCGACTACGCCTTCAACGTCAGCCATTTCCGTTCGGATTCGAACGATACCGTGCCGAAGCAGCTCACCCCTCCAGGCCAGCGCGTGCGGCCGGACGCCTTCGACAGCTATAGTTATTCCGGCCGGCTGGGCTTTGCCCTCACCGACACGCTCAGGCTCAACTGGACCGGCCGCTATACCGACGGCAAGTTCCTCAACACTTATGATGCCGGCTTCCCGAGCCGCCCGACGCCGTATCGCTCGAGCCAGAACTACGGGCAGTTCCTGACCCGTGGCGAGGTGGTCTGGGACCCGTTCGCCGGGCGCTTCGTCAACCGCTACGGCGTCTCCTTTTCCAACCAGGATCGCTTCAGCCGCACCCCCAACGCCTTCGGCCTTCTCGGCCTGCCGACGGACTATCGCGGCGAGCGCACCAAGGTCGACTGGCGCGGCGATTACGAGATCGCCAAGGGCCACAACCTGATCATGGGCCTGCAATACGAGCGCGAGCGACTGGAGACGACGAATCTCACCGCCTCCAACGGCAACAAGGCGGGCTTCCTCGAATACCAGGGCAATATCCAGGACCGCTTCTTCCTGGCCGCCAATATCCGCCACGACGACGACGACAGCTATGGCGGGCACACCACCTGGCGCATCGCGCCGGCCGTCATCGTTCCGGGCACGGAAACCAGGTTGAAGGCGAGCTACGGCACCGGCTTCAAGGCGCCGACGCTGAACGAGCTCTTCGTCGACTATCGCCCGGGCTTCAACTTCCACGGCAACCCGAACCTGAAGCCGGAGGAGAGCCGCGGCTGGGATGTCGGTTTCGAGCAGCCGCTCTTCGACCGCAAACTGCAATTCGGCGCGACCTGGTTTCAGAACCACATCGACAACCTGATCGTCACCAACGCGACCTTCGATTCCTACGCCAATGTCGGCAAGGCCGAGACGAAGGGTGCCGAGGCTTTCGCCGCGCTGGAGATCTCGCCGCAGTTCCGCATCCGCGCCGACTACACCTTCACGCTGGCCAAGGACGAGATCGCCCGGCAGGAACTGCTGCGCCGGCCGCGCCACAAGGCCAGCGCCACCGCGACCTGGACGCCGATGGAGAAGCTCACCCTCTCGGCGACAGTGCTCTATGTCGGCCCCTGGGTCGACGGCAACCGCGACTTCTCGGTGC comes from the Bosea sp. (in: a-proteobacteria) genome and includes:
- a CDS encoding TonB-dependent siderophore receptor → MPLTSTPEVSSVIPFQPAAGCGRLLFSVSLLGLACAAGPVFAQSQPAPPAGQGAIALDEIVVSPTGRPTPAREVASSVTVVTAQEIAQQQRRTLPQALAAVPGLNIVQTGGPGGQTSVFMRGTNSNHVKVLIDGIEANDPATPNRSFDFGSMTTDDIERIEVLRGPQSGLYGANAIGGVISITTKRGEGPPKVTARVEAGSHGTFNQAAGFSGGDDRFDYAFNVSHFRSDSNDTVPKQLTPPGQRVRPDAFDSYSYSGRLGFALTDTLRLNWTGRYTDGKFLNTYDAGFPSRPTPYRSSQNYGQFLTRGEVVWDPFAGRFVNRYGVSFSNQDRFSRTPNAFGLLGLPTDYRGERTKVDWRGDYEIAKGHNLIMGLQYERERLETTNLTASNGNKAGFLEYQGNIQDRFFLAANIRHDDDDSYGGHTTWRIAPAVIVPGTETRLKASYGTGFKAPTLNELFVDYRPGFNFHGNPNLKPEESRGWDVGFEQPLFDRKLQFGATWFQNHIDNLIVTNATFDSYANVGKAETKGAEAFAALEISPQFRIRADYTFTLAKDEIARQELLRRPRHKASATATWTPMEKLTLSATVLYVGPWVDGNRDFSVPRLKAKGATLVNLVAEYKATDKVTVFGRVDNLFDKRWENPVGFLVPGFGAFGGIRVALGG
- a CDS encoding tripartite tricarboxylate transporter permease translates to MEMFDHLALGLSVAGQPINLGYCFAGVLLGTAIGVLPGLGPLATIAMLLPLTFGLDPTTSLIMLAGVYYGSQYGGSTTAILINLPGEAASSVTTIDGYQMARRGKAGSALAAAALGSFFAGSMATLLIAFVAIPLTTVALSFGAAEYFALLTLGLVSSIALASGSVLKAIGMVTLGLLLGLTGSDIYTGAERFTFGMPEMFDGLDLVAIAVGTFGIVEMFRNFEATDESQGTISEVGSIWPSLSDFKRIIPPSIRGTAIGSVLGVLPGGGAMLSSFVAYNLEKRVSSNAAEFGKGAIEGVAAPESANNAGAQTSFIPMLALGVPSNAVMALMIGAMIMQGIESGPNVINNKPDLFWGLIMSMWIGNAMLVILNLPLIGVWVSLLRVPYHVLFPAILVFCCIGVYSVNNATFGVYQIIISGLLGYALSKLDCEIPPFILGFILGPMLEEHFRRALILADGDLSVFITRPISAVLLVLAVTLLVSMSLPMIAERRNRVFVEES